Proteins from a genomic interval of Alteromonas macleodii ATCC 27126:
- a CDS encoding MotA/TolQ/ExbB proton channel family protein — MKCLSHVLTAFNPMLRSSLIAACVALCAAVVCVPAVAAPEDSMLANIKEAKARLDRTESKISKERVALANELRALEQQVMKLRNETTIARRKMDERTLSLSQLENRLSSWSEQQEFQQNLLSRFLLQTGVDSLSLSEMSLSDKVQKVGEKAKEFANQQTPNFSAGKVVLANGEVTQAKVLTLGPVTWYLAQAQNVAGTAERKQDLFTSTSTFSDTDTKSLASLASSGNGSIKIDPTLGRAATREQASEGVIEHVVKGGVWVIPIVLFALLATLIALFKVIQLWRLPKVKQVASGKALVNMVGSSGVGFFDGMQRELYDITKRASTPTERDDELFSALQQDKIKLEKYNGTIAVTAAVAPLLGLLGTVSGMIETFRMMTAFGSSDPEVISGGIAKALVTTELGLVVAIPALILNAVLSRKARHYYEELESFALVLSNDEPDVAEKSDQKSDGQKQASAS, encoded by the coding sequence ATGAAATGCTTATCTCACGTTCTCACAGCATTTAATCCAATGTTGAGATCCTCTCTCATCGCAGCATGTGTTGCTTTGTGTGCTGCTGTGGTTTGTGTACCGGCAGTGGCAGCGCCTGAAGATAGCATGCTGGCCAATATTAAAGAGGCGAAAGCGCGTCTGGATCGCACCGAAAGCAAAATTAGTAAAGAGCGGGTAGCGCTGGCTAATGAATTGCGTGCGCTTGAACAGCAGGTAATGAAACTACGCAATGAAACCACGATAGCCCGCCGTAAAATGGACGAAAGAACCCTTAGTCTTTCACAGTTAGAAAATCGCCTATCGAGCTGGAGCGAGCAACAAGAGTTCCAACAAAATTTGTTGAGCCGTTTCCTGCTTCAAACTGGTGTAGACAGTCTGTCATTAAGCGAAATGAGCTTGTCTGACAAAGTCCAGAAAGTGGGTGAAAAAGCGAAAGAGTTTGCCAATCAACAAACCCCTAATTTCAGTGCAGGAAAGGTTGTACTGGCGAATGGCGAAGTGACCCAAGCAAAAGTGCTTACTCTTGGCCCGGTGACGTGGTATCTGGCGCAAGCACAAAACGTTGCGGGTACGGCAGAGCGTAAGCAAGACCTGTTTACCTCTACGTCCACTTTTTCAGATACGGATACCAAGAGCCTTGCAAGCTTGGCAAGCAGCGGCAATGGCAGCATTAAAATAGATCCTACCCTTGGCCGCGCAGCAACGCGCGAGCAAGCGTCAGAAGGGGTAATTGAACATGTTGTGAAAGGCGGAGTGTGGGTGATCCCTATCGTTTTGTTTGCCCTTCTCGCTACGCTTATCGCACTGTTTAAAGTTATTCAGCTATGGCGCTTGCCGAAGGTTAAGCAAGTAGCATCAGGCAAAGCTCTGGTGAACATGGTGGGCAGTTCAGGTGTGGGCTTCTTTGATGGCATGCAGCGCGAGCTGTATGACATAACTAAGCGTGCAAGCACGCCAACTGAACGCGACGACGAACTGTTTTCTGCACTCCAGCAAGACAAAATCAAGCTAGAAAAATACAACGGCACCATTGCTGTAACTGCTGCCGTTGCACCCTTGCTAGGTCTTCTAGGTACGGTAAGCGGCATGATTGAAACCTTTAGAATGATGACGGCATTTGGCTCAAGCGACCCCGAAGTTATTTCTGGCGGGATCGCTAAAGCCTTGGTTACGACAGAGTTAGGCTTAGTTGTGGCCATACCGGCATTAATTCTAAATGCCGTACTCTCTCGCAAAGCGCGACATTACTACGAAGAGCTCGAAAGTTTCGCGCTTGTACTTAGCAATGACGAGCCTGACGTTGCTGAGAAAAGCGACCAAAAGAGTGATGGTCAAAAGCAAGCGAGCGCAAGCTAA
- a CDS encoding tetratricopeptide repeat protein, whose protein sequence is MLNKITAVTVLSCVVSALAFVKPVSAKITVELEEPDWQFVMRQHHRDDHRERISREEGEFIGRIQADLQAGNYSNVASAFATQDISQFSPRLRELYGQVLLNEKNYSLAEKVLLDVIDAMPNLPSAHRSLSMAYLMTDKLAKARTHLTKSVELGIQDAQLFGQLAYTNVQLGKPVTAIGAYQNALMLEPENKQWYQGLLFALIESNALAQAESLLSEMLVDDESNQQLWLQRGQIALKQGDMVKALSSLETALSLGDRSLSNLISVAKLHVSDGSPRRAADILATHAKTFITDKDGEGFDAYSKIAAYLAANEQWSDLGKLTQAADNNVKKLTTSQAATLNVLKAQLAMGKGQSKTAISLLTKAIADAPDNGEALLSLASLYRQQNNVERAKMTYLRAESLADVKQRAMLGRAQIAIDQRQYQDALTLLRQVYKSYPSRSDLLGNIQSLENLVKNTI, encoded by the coding sequence ATGTTAAACAAGATTACAGCCGTAACTGTCCTCAGCTGTGTAGTGAGCGCGCTGGCTTTTGTTAAGCCAGTAAGTGCGAAAATAACGGTGGAATTGGAAGAACCCGATTGGCAGTTTGTCATGCGTCAGCATCATAGAGATGATCATCGTGAACGTATATCCCGTGAAGAAGGTGAGTTTATCGGGCGCATTCAGGCCGACTTGCAAGCAGGCAATTATTCAAACGTTGCCAGCGCATTTGCAACCCAGGATATTTCTCAGTTTAGTCCACGCTTGCGTGAGCTTTACGGACAAGTGCTATTGAATGAGAAAAACTACTCACTTGCCGAAAAAGTGCTGTTAGACGTTATCGATGCTATGCCAAACCTTCCATCGGCGCACAGAAGTTTGAGCATGGCGTATTTAATGACAGATAAATTGGCCAAAGCACGCACTCATTTAACGAAAAGCGTAGAGCTAGGTATTCAAGATGCCCAACTTTTCGGGCAGCTAGCCTATACCAATGTTCAGCTTGGCAAACCTGTCACCGCTATTGGTGCTTATCAAAATGCGTTAATGCTCGAACCTGAAAACAAGCAATGGTATCAAGGCTTATTGTTCGCGCTTATTGAAAGTAATGCACTTGCACAGGCGGAAAGCTTGCTAAGCGAAATGTTGGTAGATGATGAAAGTAATCAGCAGCTTTGGCTCCAACGGGGACAAATAGCGTTAAAGCAGGGTGACATGGTAAAGGCGCTGAGCAGCTTAGAGACTGCCCTTTCTTTAGGTGACCGCTCGCTGTCGAACTTGATTTCAGTGGCTAAATTGCACGTTTCTGACGGCAGTCCGCGGCGCGCAGCAGACATACTGGCTACCCATGCGAAGACTTTCATTACCGACAAAGATGGGGAAGGCTTTGACGCTTACTCCAAAATAGCGGCTTACTTAGCGGCTAATGAGCAGTGGTCTGATTTAGGTAAATTAACGCAAGCTGCCGACAACAATGTGAAAAAGCTCACGACCTCTCAAGCAGCTACGCTTAATGTACTTAAAGCTCAGTTGGCTATGGGCAAAGGGCAGAGCAAAACGGCAATTTCCCTTTTAACCAAAGCCATTGCTGACGCCCCTGACAATGGTGAGGCGCTGTTGTCTCTTGCTTCACTTTATCGTCAACAGAACAACGTCGAACGTGCCAAAATGACCTATCTACGAGCTGAGTCACTCGCCGACGTTAAACAGCGCGCCATGCTCGGGCGTGCGCAAATTGCCATAGATCAGCGTCAGTACCAAGATGCACTTACGCTTTTACGACAAGTCTATAAATCGTACCCATCCCGTTCTGATTTACTTGGCAATATCCAGTCACTAGAAAACCTGGTGAAGAACACAATATGA
- a CDS encoding flavodoxin domain-containing protein, producing the protein MTETHRLLIAIVSIGLYMLWVAVLFFKHRKKNNYAVSGEETLVVYASQTGTAEKIARAKAAALSQQEQTSVVSMASLKLNTLSSVSKVIFVVSTYGEGEPPDAGRTFSKALKKASSNQSDYLSHLSFEVVGLGDKQYAAFCQFAVTLFDNISALGARALSPLTTLDSGKGEHLSLLGSLPQDEQHPTHAFTLKNRVQLNEISLASGEASKEPSDHSEGKPSNPASPGLFGLSLNVDHSNHTQELHEQWEAGDVLEVLIPQQGQSPIVSRSYTIASVPQEHDVKLVVRQLVKDNGQLGLGSGLLTRSLPVSQSVQAYIRKNTSAIITNTQCPLLLIAAGSGIAGVRAQLAKRALLENAGPVWIFFGERHPMQDDVLDKTLSPFQNSDCIFKKSVIFSRQKGGGYVQQRLVEQRDEVKSFLGDTGQVYVCGHFEGMGQGVDMALQSILEAQAYNALADEGRYHRDLY; encoded by the coding sequence ATGACAGAAACACACCGTCTACTCATAGCAATAGTAAGCATTGGCCTGTATATGCTGTGGGTAGCGGTGTTATTTTTTAAACATCGAAAGAAAAACAACTATGCAGTATCAGGCGAGGAGACCCTTGTCGTATACGCAAGCCAAACCGGTACGGCCGAAAAAATTGCCCGCGCAAAGGCCGCGGCGCTATCACAGCAAGAGCAAACGTCGGTAGTGTCCATGGCATCTTTGAAACTCAACACGTTAAGTAGTGTGTCGAAAGTCATTTTTGTTGTGAGTACCTACGGTGAAGGCGAACCCCCTGATGCGGGTAGAACCTTTAGTAAAGCGCTAAAAAAAGCGTCGTCGAATCAATCTGATTACCTGTCCCACCTGTCTTTTGAAGTGGTGGGGTTAGGCGATAAGCAATACGCCGCGTTTTGCCAATTCGCAGTCACGTTGTTTGATAATATCAGTGCACTAGGCGCACGTGCGCTTTCTCCGCTAACGACATTAGATTCAGGGAAAGGTGAGCATTTGTCTTTGCTTGGTTCGTTGCCACAGGATGAACAGCACCCCACCCATGCTTTCACACTGAAAAATCGGGTTCAATTAAATGAAATAAGTCTAGCTTCTGGCGAGGCTTCAAAGGAACCCTCTGACCACTCTGAGGGCAAACCTTCAAACCCAGCGTCGCCAGGCCTGTTCGGCTTGTCTTTGAACGTTGACCATTCTAATCATACACAAGAGTTACATGAACAATGGGAAGCGGGAGACGTGTTGGAAGTCCTTATTCCTCAGCAAGGGCAGTCACCGATTGTAAGCCGAAGCTACACCATTGCGTCGGTACCACAAGAACACGACGTAAAGCTTGTAGTTCGACAGCTGGTTAAAGACAATGGACAACTTGGGCTAGGTTCTGGATTACTTACCCGTTCTTTACCTGTATCTCAGTCAGTACAGGCCTACATTCGGAAAAATACCAGCGCTATTATTACTAATACTCAGTGCCCATTGTTATTAATTGCTGCGGGTAGCGGCATTGCGGGGGTACGAGCTCAGCTTGCAAAACGCGCATTGCTTGAGAACGCTGGGCCAGTTTGGATATTTTTTGGCGAACGTCATCCCATGCAAGATGATGTGCTTGATAAAACGCTATCGCCTTTCCAGAATAGTGACTGCATTTTTAAAAAGTCAGTGATTTTCTCCCGACAAAAAGGTGGTGGCTATGTTCAACAGCGTCTTGTTGAGCAGCGAGATGAGGTTAAATCCTTCTTAGGCGATACCGGACAAGTATACGTATGTGGGCATTTTGAGGGAATGGGCCAAGGCGTTGACATGGCTTTGCAGTCCATACTTGAAGCGCAAGCCTACAATGCGTTAGCTGACGAAGGACGTTATCACCGCGACCTATACTAA
- a CDS encoding PepSY-associated TM helix domain-containing protein, translating to MSFSLGGIRQWHWISGAVCLVGMMLFALTGITLNHAADIPANRTVTSAESSLPPLVVEQLVSLDTGDIAIPSELVAFMQSQEGISLPSSVTGEWDGIEFYAAWPGPGADSWIAVDAELGTVTYENVDRGWISYFNDLHKGRNTGNAWRWFIDIFAVACIIFSVTGLQLLMRHSKHARLLGPLLRSVCSSRLSLFYCLCTSATLVALTYTILRSVYMKMRKGAVIASTLLSMTFASGAIHAASQAKLDVALPQLDVAEYHKPYLAVWIEDSKRKATQVAVWYDVEMREDKGKEWLKDLRQWWRRGGRSLDLPYDGLTSATKGPGDYSLDSQLNKALAELPEGDYTLRVEASREVGGREVLSLPFSLPLSAASLPVEVKGNSELGRVVLRLED from the coding sequence ATGAGTTTTTCTTTAGGCGGCATCCGCCAATGGCACTGGATTAGTGGCGCAGTCTGTCTGGTCGGGATGATGTTATTTGCCCTAACGGGGATTACGCTAAATCACGCTGCAGACATTCCAGCGAACAGAACTGTAACGTCAGCTGAATCAAGCCTACCACCGTTGGTTGTCGAACAATTGGTTTCTCTGGACACCGGTGACATAGCCATTCCAAGCGAACTCGTCGCGTTTATGCAGTCGCAAGAGGGTATTTCACTACCTTCATCGGTGACGGGAGAGTGGGATGGTATTGAATTTTATGCCGCTTGGCCTGGACCCGGTGCTGACAGTTGGATAGCAGTAGATGCTGAACTTGGCACAGTAACTTATGAAAACGTTGATAGAGGATGGATATCTTATTTCAATGACCTGCATAAAGGGCGGAACACGGGAAATGCCTGGCGCTGGTTTATCGATATCTTCGCTGTTGCCTGCATTATTTTTAGCGTAACTGGGCTGCAACTATTAATGCGTCACTCGAAACACGCGCGTCTACTTGGCCCATTACTACGCTCGGTGTGCTCATCCCGTTTGTCATTATTTTACTGTTTGTGCACTAGCGCGACGCTAGTGGCACTTACCTACACAATTTTAAGGAGTGTTTACATGAAAATGCGAAAAGGCGCAGTTATCGCATCGACTTTATTAAGTATGACATTTGCCTCTGGCGCTATTCACGCTGCAAGCCAAGCCAAACTTGACGTGGCCTTACCGCAACTTGATGTGGCTGAATATCACAAACCTTATCTTGCCGTGTGGATTGAAGACAGTAAACGCAAGGCTACTCAAGTCGCCGTATGGTACGACGTTGAAATGCGTGAAGACAAAGGGAAAGAGTGGCTTAAAGACTTGCGCCAATGGTGGCGTCGTGGTGGGCGAAGCCTTGATTTGCCTTATGACGGACTTACCAGTGCAACAAAAGGCCCAGGCGATTACAGTCTTGATTCGCAGCTAAATAAAGCGTTAGCAGAACTGCCAGAGGGCGATTACACGCTTCGCGTTGAGGCATCACGAGAAGTAGGCGGAAGAGAAGTACTGTCTCTGCCATTTTCATTACCGCTATCTGCTGCGTCACTACCGGTAGAGGTGAAAGGAAATTCAGAACTTGGGCGTGTAGTACTGCGTCTGGAAGACTAA
- a CDS encoding MotA/TolQ/ExbB proton channel family protein has product MIEQLAGNALCWLMLLVAWFAYQQIFVLFTTRKEIAQVRDGEKELTKREMVPAVLVSALPLMGLLGTIAGLQVSFTGMMSLGVDSQVVTGGIADALFTTQLGLTLAIPGWLLLMFVNGAVKRAVAREA; this is encoded by the coding sequence ATGATTGAACAGCTAGCGGGGAATGCATTGTGTTGGTTAATGCTGCTGGTGGCATGGTTTGCTTACCAGCAAATCTTTGTGTTGTTTACTACACGCAAAGAGATAGCCCAAGTGCGTGATGGAGAGAAAGAGCTAACAAAGCGAGAAATGGTACCTGCCGTACTGGTTAGTGCCCTTCCCTTGATGGGCCTGCTAGGAACAATTGCAGGCCTACAAGTGAGTTTCACCGGAATGATGTCGTTAGGTGTCGATAGTCAAGTCGTCACTGGTGGCATTGCCGATGCACTTTTTACCACTCAGCTTGGCTTAACCTTGGCTATTCCTGGCTGGCTTTTGTTGATGTTTGTTAATGGTGCGGTAAAGCGCGCCGTAGCAAGGGAGGCGTAA
- a CDS encoding PepSY-associated TM helix domain-containing protein: MKGNVRKSMTWLHTWSSILVGWLLFTIFFTGTLSFFRTEITYWMQPEQHAAVPSEKALEHGLRYLAINAPNASEWQLSLPDARSNTLDLSWRDANAGNERRRGPRVMLNPSTGEEIKVRETAGGNFLYRFHFELYGIDRTVGRWIVGVVSMMMFVAIISGVIMHRKIFADFFMFRPKKKLLSWIDGHAISAVLALPFHIMITFSGLILLGATLLPFNSEERVRHRPQGTEVRQNAQQQNLASPDINALLALPISSMIAHAERTWQVPVESLSITHPGKANAQFTLSGNNRTQLSAGRGGSSALVFNAQGEVINERPASVAANASQATYNYLDMLHQARFADTLTRWLLFFAGILGTIMVGTGSVLWVVKRAKQQLGEFGFELVRGSNIGSIAGLMCATGGYFWVNRLLPADLTSRSLWEIKVFFAIWLVCVVAGFIWRDKKGWVVQLGFAAVLFALVPLLDHLTSATGLDFAVANGDSLRVGFDLMCITLAAVLGYAAYHVTKAKAVKAKRVNSAPSPKRKDTARQNKPQGDNSEALI; encoded by the coding sequence ATGAAAGGGAATGTTAGAAAGTCTATGACGTGGCTTCATACTTGGAGCTCGATACTTGTTGGTTGGTTACTCTTTACGATTTTTTTTACCGGTACGCTGTCGTTTTTTAGAACCGAAATAACCTATTGGATGCAGCCAGAACAACACGCCGCAGTACCCAGCGAAAAGGCGCTAGAGCACGGTTTACGTTATCTTGCGATCAATGCGCCCAATGCAAGTGAATGGCAACTCTCACTACCAGATGCGCGCTCGAATACACTCGACTTGTCGTGGCGCGACGCTAATGCAGGTAACGAGCGTCGTCGAGGTCCACGGGTCATGTTGAACCCGTCCACGGGTGAAGAGATAAAAGTAAGGGAAACGGCCGGTGGCAACTTCCTTTATCGTTTTCATTTCGAGTTATACGGCATAGACAGAACCGTTGGACGCTGGATAGTAGGCGTAGTCAGTATGATGATGTTTGTTGCTATTATCAGCGGCGTCATCATGCACAGAAAAATCTTTGCCGATTTCTTTATGTTCAGGCCAAAGAAGAAGCTGCTGAGCTGGATAGATGGGCACGCCATAAGTGCGGTATTAGCACTACCATTTCATATCATGATCACCTTTTCTGGTTTGATTCTATTAGGCGCCACGCTATTGCCTTTTAACAGCGAGGAGCGCGTGCGGCACCGTCCTCAAGGTACAGAAGTACGCCAGAATGCGCAGCAGCAAAATCTAGCTTCACCAGACATTAATGCCTTATTGGCCTTACCCATCTCTTCGATGATTGCTCACGCTGAGCGCACATGGCAGGTGCCGGTTGAAAGCCTATCTATTACTCACCCGGGTAAAGCTAACGCTCAGTTTACGCTAAGTGGGAACAACAGAACGCAGTTAAGTGCGGGGCGTGGAGGAAGTAGTGCGCTGGTATTTAACGCACAAGGCGAAGTCATTAACGAGCGCCCAGCCTCAGTAGCCGCTAACGCCAGCCAGGCGACGTATAACTATTTGGATATGCTACATCAAGCGCGCTTCGCCGATACCCTTACTCGCTGGTTACTATTTTTTGCCGGTATTCTGGGTACCATTATGGTGGGAACGGGCTCTGTTTTGTGGGTAGTGAAACGGGCAAAGCAGCAGCTTGGAGAGTTTGGTTTTGAATTGGTCAGAGGCAGTAATATAGGCAGCATTGCAGGATTAATGTGTGCGACCGGTGGCTACTTTTGGGTAAATAGACTACTTCCTGCTGATCTAACGTCTCGAAGCTTATGGGAAATTAAGGTGTTTTTCGCAATATGGCTGGTATGTGTGGTTGCAGGGTTTATTTGGCGAGACAAAAAAGGGTGGGTAGTTCAACTTGGCTTTGCAGCAGTGTTGTTTGCGCTTGTCCCTTTGCTTGACCACCTCACCTCAGCAACAGGCTTAGATTTCGCGGTTGCAAATGGTGATAGCCTGAGAGTGGGTTTTGACCTTATGTGCATAACACTTGCGGCAGTACTTGGCTATGCTGCTTACCACGTCACAAAAGCCAAAGCCGTGAAAGCAAAACGGGTAAACAGCGCACCTTCACCAAAGCGAAAAGACACAGCTCGCCAAAATAAGCCGCAAGGTGACAACAGCGAGGCATTAATATGA
- a CDS encoding energy transducer TonB codes for MKYNLQPSLLSGAVLVSALGVMWLGHFLSNLQPDTMVVRKLDIAVTPPPPPPPKTQNVVEETELVMQVEGSGAAMTMADLSVEPDIQVPKPDMPNVKVIQTQWDMPDIELDAFGLSELDSKPTLLTPVKIRFPKRLKKQGIKRVIVKLDVIIDEHGNVKLMDIVENPHHELNKEIMRFVKASKFTSPYKEDEAVKARFIWPVVIEA; via the coding sequence ATGAAATACAATCTTCAACCTTCTCTACTTAGCGGTGCGGTGCTCGTTAGTGCGCTTGGCGTTATGTGGCTAGGGCACTTTTTGTCTAATCTGCAGCCCGACACTATGGTTGTGCGCAAGTTAGACATTGCGGTAACACCTCCACCGCCGCCGCCCCCTAAAACGCAAAATGTAGTGGAAGAGACTGAACTTGTTATGCAGGTAGAGGGCAGTGGCGCAGCCATGACCATGGCGGATTTAAGTGTTGAGCCAGATATTCAAGTGCCAAAGCCCGACATGCCAAATGTCAAAGTGATTCAAACCCAATGGGATATGCCTGATATTGAATTGGACGCCTTTGGGCTAAGCGAACTGGATTCAAAGCCTACCTTGCTGACTCCGGTCAAAATACGTTTCCCCAAGCGACTTAAAAAGCAAGGTATCAAGCGGGTGATTGTAAAGCTCGACGTCATTATTGACGAACACGGCAACGTAAAGCTGATGGATATTGTCGAGAACCCGCATCACGAGCTCAATAAAGAAATAATGCGTTTTGTTAAAGCCAGCAAATTTACATCGCCCTACAAAGAGGATGAAGCGGTGAAGGCGCGTTTTATTTGGCCCGTAGTTATAGAGGCCTAA
- a CDS encoding DUF4198 domain-containing protein, with product MKKLSVKASAIALAATLAVSFSASAHRAWLLPSSTVLSGEEAYVTFDAAISNTIFHPDHFAMNASNLVVQSPEGEAVDVENMARGKYRTTFDLKLNKEGTYKLTSASNGIRAFWRDEEGKRKMWPGRGEEYKPEEFATAVPKKAKDLRVMQSSRRVETFVTLGAPSNKVFTPDNVGLELVPVTHPNDLFATETATFKLLIDGEPAVGAEVEVVRGGMRYRNDQETIKVTSDKNGQIEITWPQAGMYFVEIGYEDDKAQKPATSRNGSYSGTFEVLPL from the coding sequence ATGAAAAAACTATCAGTAAAAGCTTCAGCCATTGCGCTAGCAGCAACACTTGCCGTGTCATTTTCAGCCAGTGCGCATCGCGCGTGGTTACTTCCTAGCTCTACCGTACTATCAGGTGAAGAAGCTTACGTGACGTTTGATGCTGCTATTTCAAATACTATTTTTCACCCTGACCACTTTGCAATGAACGCCAGTAACTTAGTGGTTCAATCGCCAGAAGGTGAAGCCGTAGACGTAGAAAATATGGCACGCGGTAAGTACCGAACCACGTTTGATTTGAAATTAAACAAAGAAGGTACATACAAACTGACGTCTGCCAGCAATGGTATTCGCGCATTTTGGCGAGATGAAGAAGGCAAGCGCAAGATGTGGCCCGGCCGTGGTGAAGAATATAAGCCGGAAGAGTTCGCAACAGCCGTGCCTAAGAAAGCAAAAGATCTTCGCGTAATGCAAAGCTCTCGCCGCGTAGAAACGTTTGTTACTCTTGGTGCGCCATCGAACAAGGTGTTCACGCCTGATAACGTGGGTTTGGAGCTAGTGCCAGTGACTCACCCTAATGATTTATTCGCCACCGAAACGGCAACGTTCAAGTTACTTATTGACGGTGAGCCTGCGGTTGGCGCCGAGGTGGAAGTTGTGCGCGGTGGTATGCGCTACAGAAATGATCAGGAAACGATTAAAGTCACGTCTGACAAAAATGGTCAGATTGAAATTACATGGCCGCAAGCCGGTATGTACTTTGTAGAAATTGGCTATGAAGACGATAAAGCGCAAAAGCCTGCAACGTCTCGTAACGGTAGCTACTCAGGCACATTTGAAGTACTTCCGCTGTAA
- a CDS encoding DUF3325 domain-containing protein: MSIILDVVFAFVLTYLSFLLLSLGNKKHAGITRLTSTPSPLLLIVLHSLAYLLMAISLMNCIDVWKTEIGVVVWIGLLQLASVMVSATFTYLPTLYTVVCNYLLLVAFWGPRLREK; the protein is encoded by the coding sequence ATGAGTATCATTCTGGATGTGGTGTTCGCATTTGTGCTTACTTATTTGAGTTTCTTACTACTCTCGCTTGGCAACAAGAAGCATGCCGGTATCACTCGACTAACCAGCACACCTTCACCACTACTTTTAATTGTACTTCATAGTTTAGCGTATTTGCTTATGGCAATAAGCCTCATGAACTGCATAGACGTGTGGAAGACCGAAATTGGCGTGGTGGTATGGATAGGGCTTTTACAGCTTGCAAGCGTGATGGTTTCAGCAACGTTTACCTATTTACCTACCCTTTACACCGTGGTGTGTAATTACCTATTGCTTGTCGCTTTTTGGGGGCCTCGTTTACGCGAAAAGTGA
- a CDS encoding ExbD/TolR family protein: MASRLQRRLENQQAQGIDMSPLLDVVFILLIFFIVSTVFVKETGVEVDKPQAISAQKLDQMAIMLAITRTGEVVYDSANIGVSGVRSTVEQLLMKEQRPVVIQVDKAVRSELLVEVIDEAKLAGADTVNIATLKP, translated from the coding sequence ATGGCAAGTCGATTACAGCGACGCCTTGAAAACCAGCAAGCGCAAGGCATTGATATGTCTCCGCTACTAGACGTGGTTTTTATACTTTTAATTTTCTTTATCGTTTCAACAGTGTTTGTAAAAGAGACTGGGGTAGAGGTAGATAAACCACAGGCAATATCAGCACAAAAGCTCGATCAAATGGCCATTATGCTGGCAATTACCCGAACCGGTGAAGTGGTGTATGACAGTGCCAATATCGGTGTGAGCGGTGTGCGTTCTACCGTTGAGCAATTGTTGATGAAAGAACAACGCCCAGTAGTCATTCAGGTAGATAAAGCCGTTCGCTCTGAATTACTGGTAGAAGTCATAGATGAAGCCAAACTGGCGGGTGCCGACACGGTAAACATCGCCACTTTGAAGCCATAG